The following proteins come from a genomic window of Kwoniella shandongensis chromosome 7, complete sequence:
- a CDS encoding methylthioribose-1-phosphate isomerase codes for MVAAAPSGKKPLPDMMTSIRIDKSGQVEIVDQLLLPHSVVWMPVSTPEEAFDAIKSMRIRGAPAIASLAALSLRSYLSSSSAPSFSSPSDAVKWIRETVDYLQSSRPTAVNLGEAMDRIRAILKKAESEGKTTEEIVETIKTVCGNVHEEDLERNKEMGRLGAEWLWKKRGGNGKKALKVVTVCNTGSLATSGYGTAIGVITALFEADQLDTAYYAQTTPYHQGSRLTSLELTTLQIPACMICDTMLGSLFQHEDIDGVIVGADRVVKNGDTANKIGTYQAAVLAQRHGIPFMVAAPVTTIDVSLATGKEIHIEHRPSVEATQVRGLNIETGKLSVVRITPEGVGEGDKPWQRVYNPSFDVTPAELISCVVTEKGVAERKEGEKSIDLSSVV; via the exons ATGGTCGCCGCAGCTCCTTCTGGCAAGAAGCCTTTACCCGACATGATGACCTCTATTCGGATTGACAAGTCCGGACAGGTCGAGATTGTTGATCAGTTGTTGTTACC CCACTCCGTCGTTTGGATGCCTGTCTCCACACCCGAAGAAGCGTTCGACGCTATCAAATCCATGCGCATCCGAGGTGCACCTGCCATCGCCTCTCTCGCTGCCCTTTCCCTTCGATcttacctctcttcctcttccgccccttctttctcttctccctccgaTGCTGTGAAATGGATCCGCGAAACAGTCGATTATCTCCAATCATCTCGACCTACTGCCGTCAACCTCGGAGAAGCGATGGATCGTATTAGAGCAATCTTGAAGAAAGCCGAGAGCGAGGGGAAGACAACCGAGGAAATCGTGGAAACGATCAAGACTGTCTGTGGGAATGTGCATGAGGAAGATCTCGAGAGGAAcaaggagatgggaaggtTAGGTGCGGAATGgttgtggaagaagaggggaggGAATGGCAAGAAGGCGTTGAAGGTTGTCACAGTCTGCAATACCGGTAGTTTGGCAACATCC GGTTACGGAACGGCTATCGGTGTGATCACTGCTCTTTTCGAGGCCGACCAGCTTGACACTGCGTACTATGCCCAAACAACTCCTTACCACCAAGGATCCAGATTAACATCGCTCGAACTCACCACATTGCAAATACCAGCTTGTATGATTT GCGACACCATGCTTGGATCACTGTTCCAGCACGAGGACATCGATGGTGTTATCGTCGGTGCAGACAGAGTCGTAAAGAACGGTGACACAGCAAACAAG ATCGGGACATACCAAGCTGCTGTACTTGCGCAGAGGCACGGTATCCCCTTCATGGTTGCTGCCCCGGTCACTACTATCGACGTGTCACTCGCCACTGGTAAAGA GATCCACATCGAGCACCGACCATCTGTCGAAGCCACCCAAGTCCGAGGACTGAACATTGAAACTGGCAAATTGTCAGTCGTCCGAATCACACCCGAGGGTGTTGGAGAGGGCGACAAACCCTGGCAACGGGTCTACAACCCAAGTTTCGACGTCACACCTGCAGAGCTCATCA GTTGTGTGGTCACTGAGAAGGGTGTAGCGGAacgaaaggagggagagaagagcatcGACCTCTCTTCGGTCGTTTAG